The sequence below is a genomic window from Polyangiaceae bacterium.
AAACCCGCGTGGGCGTCACCTGCGTGCACCCCGGTGGCGTGGCCACCAACATCGTGAAGGACGCGCGTTTCGTGGAGCCCGAAGGCATGAGCGGCGTGCGCGAGCGTACCATCGAGAGCTTCAAGAAGATGCTGCCGCCGGAGCGCGCCGCACAGGACATATTGCGCGGCATCAAGAAGAACGCGCCGCGGGTGTTGGTCACCCGCGAGGCCTACGCCATCGACTGGATCAAGCGCGCGCTGCCGGATCTGTCCACCACGCTGGTGGCCAAGAACTGGAAGCGGATGCCCGGGATCTGACTCAGAACTGACCGACGACGCCGAGGCCGTAGCCGTCGCGACCGACGCGCGAGGGCATCGCCATCATGCGCGGCGGCGGTGGCTTTTCCGGCTCGCTGCTCGACGAGCTGGCCCCGACGATGATCAGCACCGCGCCGGTCGCCTGCAGCACGCCGTCCAAAACGAGCATCCCGCGGACCATTGGTTCCGCGACGCAGCGACCAACATCAGAATCGAACTTGGTCTGATTCGAGAGCCCATCGCACGGGTCCCGGCGGCCGGCCAACGCCAACCAGGGGCCTGCCACCGGAGCCGCGAGCCAGCCGCTGCCGTTCTCGAAGCTCTCCGAGGCTGCGATGCCGAGACCGGTGGCGTACGGCACGCCGAGCACCAAGGACCCCACGATCACGGGTACCGAAACCGAGGACGTCTCGGGTTCGGCCCCACGATCCATGGAGCGCGCTGGCTGAGGCGCACCCCAACCGAACTGGGTGACAGGAGGAGACAATGTGGGTGGGTCCGTCGCAGCGAAGCGCATACCGGGAGTGGGGGCCGAGAAGGCCGGCACCGGAACAGGCGCCAACGCCGTCGTTTGACTTGGAGCGGGCGGCGGAGCCGTCGTTTGATTTTGTTGGCGCGGCGCGGAAACGTCCGGGAACGCCGCCGCGGACTGGCCGTGAGCGGCGCCCGCCGCGAGCAGCGCGGCTGTGCCAACAGCGGCCGAGAACGAACGGGACATGGTGGTGAGCACCACGCAGCTATCGTGCCGAGCTGCAACTATCCGAGATCACTCGCCGAGATGGCACGCTGCGTGACTGAAATGTCCGAAGTTGTGCCAGTCACGTCAGCGGGCTAACCCGAACCACGCGCCACCACAGGCCAACGCAAAGGCGACGGGGGCCACCGCCAGAGCGAAGATCACGGCGACGGGGGCCGCCAGCGACAACAGCGCCACGGTGAGCACGATGGCGACGGTGGCGCCCATGGCGGGCTCGAGCACGCTGGTGGCGGAGGAGGCGCGGGCCACCAAGTAGCCGGCGATCGGAAAGCCGGCGAGGAGCCCAGTTCCGACGAGAATCAGCGGGCCCGAGGAGCGCACGTCGGATTCGTCGGCTACGGCGAAATCGACGCCCACCACGTGGCCCACGTACACGGCGGCGACGACGCACACGAGCATCACGCCCACCGTGACCAACGCGCCGATGCCGATCCAGTGGAGCATCAAGGGACGATCCGTGCGCCGGAGGGCGCGACGCATGGCGCGCAGCGATGGCGGCTCCGGCAGCGACGACAGCAACATCGAAGAACGCGAGTCGGAGCGCGGCGCAACCTCGCGCAAGCCCAACCACGAGAACAGCAGCATCGCGATGAGCATAGGCAGCGCGACGACCAGGAGGCCCGGACCGCGGCCGAACACGATGTGGTCGTACAGGCCGTGCAGCACCACGGCGCTGAGCCAGGCGACGGGGAACCAGCGTGCGCGGGAGCGCGGGGAGCCGAGGGCGTAGCCCCACATGCCGGCGAAGAACAAGTGCGCCGGCATTCCCACCAGCACCCGAGCCGCGATCCACGAGTCCCCGCCGGCGAGGCTCAGCAAGAAGCCTTCGCTGGCGGCCAGGCCGGCGCCCGCGCAAGCCGCGTAGGTGAGGCCCAAGCGCGCGCTCATGATCTGGCGAGTGGCGTACAGCGGCCACACCACCAGCACCTTGAGGGCCTCCTCCAGCGGCGCCGCCAGCAGCAACGTGGCCAGCAGAGCTCCGGTCACGCCCACTTCTTGGGCGCGGAAGGCGAGGCCGGAGAAGCTCAGAACCAGCCGCTCCACGAACACCGCCACCACGCCCAAGACGGCGCCGGCGGCGACGACGGCCAGCGTGAGCCGACCGGACACGTGCCGGAACTTGTTCATGCGGCGCCAGAGCAGTGCCGCCGCTGCCAGCGGGACGAGCCCGAGGGCGATGCAGAGAGCGAGGTTCACGACTGGCCGAAGAGTGGCGAAGTTTGGGAATCAGTCAACTTCTGCTCAGTGCTTCGGTAGCTTGCGATACTCCGGCGAGCTCAGCAGCGGATCCGCGGGGATGTTCTCGGCCGGGGCGACCTCGGGCGACAGCGTGAGACCCAGGAAGCGGCCGAGCAGGTGGGGGCCCTCGCTGACCCAAAGCGTACGGGCCGTGGTGTCGAACACCACGCCGTGGGTGGCGATCAGCGCGTCGATGGCTCGGCGATCCCCCAGCGGCAGATCGGCGCCGCCAGCGCCCTTGCGATCTCGAAGCAGTCGAACGGCATCTTTTGGGGTCGCGGGGTGGTCGAGCGCTCGAATGAGCTCTTTGCCCCGTTCGGCGCGGGGTAGCGTAGAGGTCTGTTGGCGCACGCGGAGGTTCTTGGGATCCTCGGCCGCGGGGCCCTCGAAGTGATTGGTGACCACGGCCCGCTCCGGGAGCGGGCGCACGAACTGGGGGCGGCCCGGTACGCGTTCGACGACCTCCGCCTTCCCCTTCGCGTCCGTGACGATCACGATGTGGCTCACCATCGGCTCGCCTTCCGCCAGGGCGCGCACCGCTTCGTCGCTGTTCCGAGCGGTGGAGAGCACCCGCCGGAGAGCGTGCACCACCGGTTCCCCTCGGGTGACCGGCTGCCCGGCGCGGCCGCCGTGGACCACGATGGCCACGCCCGCCTCGTTCATGCCGCTGACCACGCCCGCGAGCCCCGGCCAGGCCACGGAAGCGAAGGGGATCTTGCCGGTCTCCCGCACTACGAACACGGCCTTGCCGCGGTCGAACACGTCGTCCACCTCGAAGTCGAAGTTGCGGGCCAGGAGCGCGTGGCCGTTTTCGGCGGCGGCTCCAGAGAAGGTGAAGGTGGTGCAGCCAATGAGGGGTGAGTGCTCGAAGGAGAGCGAGATGTCGTACAACGCGTTCAAGTACAGAAAGCGTTGGTACGTGGGGAAGCGATCCTCGTACGGATCCGGGGTGAAGCCGAGGGCACCCGCGGCGATCTCGCGGCGGCGTGCGTCGCTCATGCCGCTTCCGACGTTGCGGTAGCGGAGCTGGGCCACGTCCAGCAGCAAGCGGCGCAGCGGCCACAGCGGAACGTGGCGATCGAGCTCGCCGTAGAGCTTGCCTTCGTTCTCCACCATCTCGCCGTAGAGCAGGCGTGAGTGGGCGTAGCCGATCTCCTCCGGAGTGCCCTGAAGCTCGACCAGCCAGATGTTGCCCAGCTTCGTCGCACGGGAACGGCCGAAGCGCCGCTCACCATTTGGGAGCCTTTGCAGCTCGCCGTCCGGCCGCGCGATGGCCGGGGGCTCGACGTGGGACACGCGAGTGACGACCAGATGCGCGACCACGAGGGCGACGAGCACGCCCGCCGTCGCGTACAGGAGCTTCTTCCAGCGCGAGCTCATCCGTGTCTCCGAAGCAGCTGCGTGCCGAGCACCCGAAGTACGATGCGCGTGGGGTCCTTGACGGAGTGAAAGTGCGTGGTGCGCTCGCCGGCAGGCGGATAGACGACCCGCACCGGGACCTGCACTATGGGCCAGTGCGCCTGCGCGGCGCGCATCACCACCTCCGCTTCGAGCTCGTAACCGGTGCTGCGAAGGTCGAGGCCCAAGGTGCGTGTCACCGGGTAACGGCGAAGCCCGCACTGAGTGTCCGCCAGCCGGCGGCGGGTGAAGAGCGACAGGAACGCGTTGGAGATGCCGTTCGAGATCTGATTGGCGCGGGGGGCGCCAGCCTGCACCAGGTCTCGCACGCCCAGCACCAGTGCGTGATCCGGGGCCGGATCCCGGGCCAACCGCAGAGCTTCCGACGCGGGATGCTGACCGTCGGCGTCCACCGTGACCACCACGGTTTTGCCGGCGCGGCGCGCGGCCTCCAAGCCCGTGAGGAGCGCGGCGCCCTTGCCGCGGTTCACCGGATGGGAAACCACCTCTGCGCCCGCCGCCCTGGCCTCGACGGCGGTGTCGTCCGTGGACCCGTCGTCCACCACGATCACGGTCTCGGCTCCCGCCAGCAGCAGATCCCGCACCACCGCCCCGACCGTCGGGCCTGCCTGGAACGCGGGGACGATGGCGACGACTGTCATGAGGGAACGAGGGTCTTTTCTTGTCGCTGGCCGGGAGCCGACGGCTGGTTTACGAACTCGTCGTGGACGGGTTCGACTCGAAGCTCCTGCACGAGATCTCGCGGCGCGCCAAGCGCGAGCTTCGACGCAAGCTGCGAGCCGCGCGTCAGGCGCTGCCGCCTCGAGGCATTGCCCAGCGCAGCGAGCAGATCGCCGAGCGTGTGCTGTCGCTGTCGGACTACCGCTCCGCGAGGTCGGTGGCGTGTTTTGCCCCAATGCCGGGCAAGAACGAAGTGGACCTGTCGAGCGTGGACGCTGCCGCGCGCCGCGCGCAGAAGGTCGTGTACTACCCGTTCATGGATCCCACGGAGTCCGGCTTCCGCACCGGGTTTCGACTGGTCGCCGATCCGAGCGAGCTCGTGGATCGGGGGCGTGGCTTCGCGGAGCCCCCGCCCGCGGCGCCGGAGGCCAAGCGCGGAGACATCGATCTGGTGCTGGTCCCCGCCTTGGCGGCGGACGGCATGGGCCAGCGCCTGGGCTATGGCGCGGGGTTCTACGATTCCACCCTGCCGGACGTGAGGCCGCCGGCCCGGGCCGTGGTCGTGGTCTTCGGCTTTCAGCTGTTGGCGGAGCTGCCGGTAGAGGAGCACGACGTACGGTGTGACGTGGTCGTCTCCGACGACCGGATCATCGAGATCGACCCTTAGCCTTGGGCTTGCGCTTGGCAGCGCACTCCTTGCACACGCCGTAGAGCTCGTGCTTGTGCTCGAGCACGTCGAAGCCGTAGCGCGCGGCGACGCGTTCCTGCAGCTCTTCGATCAACGGCTCTTCGAACTCCGTGATCTTCCCGCACTCGAGACAGATCAAGTGGTCGTGGTGGGCTTCGTCGTCCGCCAGCTCGTAGCGGGTGTAGCCGTCACCGAAGCGAAGCTCGTGGACGATGCCGCCGTCCACCAAGAGCTTCATGGTGCGGTACACCGTGGCGTAGCCGATGCGCGGATCCTCGTGGCGGACCAGCTCCAGCATGCGATCGATGGTCACGTGCTCGGTCTGATCGAAGAAGGTGTCGATGATGGCGCGGCGCTGCTCCGTGGAGCGCAGGCCGCGCTTGGTCATGTAGGCCTCGAGCTGTTGGCGCAGCCGCTCCGTATCCGGTGGCTTGGGCACTCCCCCAACGCCCTTGTCGGCCCCGCTCGACTTCATCTTGGATTCATCGCGCCCACGGGGCCCCGGGTCAAGCGCTCAGCGAGCGGAGCCGGAACAACGCGCCCGCTGTGCCGAGCAGTGCGGCGATGGGTGCCGCTGCGGGGGGGATCAGCGCGAAGGCCACCGCCAGCGCTCCGATGGCGCCGGGGGCGATGGCCAAGATCAACCCCAGGCGTGCCTCGCTCCGCGCTTCGTGGGCGACCCGCAGTGCCAGCGCGGCATCCCGCACGTCGTCGGAAGCGAGCTGCACGTTCCATTCCGCGGCGCTGCTGCCAGCGGAGGCCAAGGCGACGGACACGTTGGCGGCGCCCAACGCGATGTCGTCCGCGGGGCTGCAGCCGAGCACCGCGACGGTCGCGCCGCCGTCGGCCAAGCGCGCGATCTCGTCTCCGCGCTCGGCGGGCAATATTTCCGGGCGGATGTGCTCGATGTCGAGCGTGCGTCCGATGGCCTCGCAGGTTTCCCGCGCATCTCCCGAGAGCAACACCGGCTCCACGTTCACGTCCAACAGGTGCTGCACGGCGGCGCGGGCTCCCGGGCGCAGGCCGT
It includes:
- a CDS encoding PrsW family intramembrane metalloprotease, yielding MNLALCIALGLVPLAAAALLWRRMNKFRHVSGRLTLAVVAAGAVLGVVAVFVERLVLSFSGLAFRAQEVGVTGALLATLLLAAPLEEALKVLVVWPLYATRQIMSARLGLTYAACAGAGLAASEGFLLSLAGGDSWIAARVLVGMPAHLFFAGMWGYALGSPRSRARWFPVAWLSAVVLHGLYDHIVFGRGPGLLVVALPMLIAMLLFSWLGLREVAPRSDSRSSMLLSSLPEPPSLRAMRRALRRTDRPLMLHWIGIGALVTVGVMLVCVVAAVYVGHVVGVDFAVADESDVRSSGPLILVGTGLLAGFPIAGYLVARASSATSVLEPAMGATVAIVLTVALLSLAAPVAVIFALAVAPVAFALACGGAWFGLAR
- a CDS encoding glycosyltransferase family 2 protein, producing the protein MTVVAIVPAFQAGPTVGAVVRDLLLAGAETVIVVDDGSTDDTAVEARAAGAEVVSHPVNRGKGAALLTGLEAARRAGKTVVVTVDADGQHPASEALRLARDPAPDHALVLGVRDLVQAGAPRANQISNGISNAFLSLFTRRRLADTQCGLRRYPVTRTLGLDLRSTGYELEAEVVMRAAQAHWPIVQVPVRVVYPPAGERTTHFHSVKDPTRIVLRVLGTQLLRRHG
- a CDS encoding 5-formyltetrahydrofolate cyclo-ligase; this encodes MDGFDSKLLHEISRRAKRELRRKLRAARQALPPRGIAQRSEQIAERVLSLSDYRSARSVACFAPMPGKNEVDLSSVDAAARRAQKVVYYPFMDPTESGFRTGFRLVADPSELVDRGRGFAEPPPAAPEAKRGDIDLVLVPALAADGMGQRLGYGAGFYDSTLPDVRPPARAVVVVFGFQLLAELPVEEHDVRCDVVVSDDRIIEIDP
- a CDS encoding transcriptional repressor, whose product is MKSSGADKGVGGVPKPPDTERLRQQLEAYMTKRGLRSTEQRRAIIDTFFDQTEHVTIDRMLELVRHEDPRIGYATVYRTMKLLVDGGIVHELRFGDGYTRYELADDEAHHDHLICLECGKITEFEEPLIEELQERVAARYGFDVLEHKHELYGVCKECAAKRKPKAKGRSR